One genomic window of Thermoanaerobaculia bacterium includes the following:
- a CDS encoding type II secretion system F family protein → MPEFVARIGWPDGGVAEESIISPDRSAARIELERRGAHVFEIKERSAALGFRLRRRRRIKMSHFLVFNQELVALLKAGLPILRSIELLLERQQNPVWKEVLTDVRDRITSGASLSEAFAAQGDIFPRLYPTSLKAGEKAGELEPVLRRYLKYQRTIVALQRKVVSTLIYPAILIAVSIGLISILMTFVIPRFTEFFSEFGSELPLLTRLVVGTATALRANIVWIVSGLAILVLVLTRYGRSERGREFFHAQLLKLWFVGGIFRRFSITQFTRSLATLLSGGTPLVPALETASEAVGNRFVSKKIAQTVPRVREGGELWRALEDTRMMTNLTIEMVKVGESSGALEEMLNSASEFYDEEIDAQLARVISFVEPAVLVFMGIVIATILMAVYLPLFTILSTMKG, encoded by the coding sequence GTGCCGGAATTCGTCGCGCGGATCGGCTGGCCGGACGGGGGGGTCGCCGAAGAGTCGATCATCTCGCCCGACCGCTCCGCCGCGAGGATCGAGCTCGAGCGCCGCGGCGCGCACGTCTTCGAAATCAAGGAACGCTCCGCCGCGCTCGGGTTCCGGCTCCGCCGCCGCCGGCGGATCAAGATGTCGCACTTCCTGGTCTTCAACCAGGAGCTCGTCGCGCTGCTGAAGGCCGGCCTCCCCATCCTGCGGTCGATCGAGCTGCTGCTCGAGCGGCAGCAGAACCCGGTGTGGAAGGAGGTCTTGACGGACGTCCGCGACCGGATCACGTCGGGCGCCTCGCTTTCGGAAGCCTTCGCCGCGCAGGGAGACATCTTTCCGCGGCTCTATCCGACCTCGCTCAAGGCCGGCGAGAAAGCCGGAGAGCTCGAGCCGGTGCTCCGGCGGTACCTGAAGTACCAGAGGACGATCGTCGCGCTCCAGCGCAAGGTCGTCAGCACCCTGATCTACCCCGCGATCCTGATCGCCGTCTCGATCGGCCTGATCTCGATCCTGATGACGTTCGTCATTCCGCGGTTCACCGAGTTCTTCTCGGAGTTCGGCTCGGAGCTGCCGCTCCTGACGCGTCTGGTCGTCGGCACGGCGACCGCGCTCCGGGCGAACATCGTGTGGATCGTCTCGGGCCTCGCGATCCTCGTCCTGGTGCTGACCCGCTACGGCCGCTCCGAACGGGGGCGCGAGTTCTTCCACGCGCAGCTCCTGAAGCTCTGGTTCGTGGGCGGGATCTTCCGGCGATTCTCGATCACCCAGTTCACCCGCTCGCTCGCGACTCTGCTTTCGGGCGGCACTCCGCTCGTTCCGGCGCTCGAAACCGCGTCCGAGGCGGTCGGCAACCGCTTCGTTTCGAAGAAGATCGCCCAGACCGTCCCCCGCGTCCGAGAGGGAGGCGAGCTCTGGCGCGCGCTCGAGGACACGCGGATGATGACCAACCTCACCATCGAGATGGTGAAGGTCGGAGAGTCCTCGGGCGCGCTCGAGGAAATGCTGAACTCGGCCTCGGAGTTCTACGACGAGGAGATCGACGCGCAGCTCGCGCGCGTGATCTCGTTCGTCGAGCCCGCGGTGCTCGTCTTCATGGGCATCGTGATCGCGACGATCCTGATGGCGGTGTATTTGCCGCTTTTCACGATCCTGTCGACTATGAAAGGTTAG
- a CDS encoding secretin N-terminal domain-containing protein, which translates to MPRRGLLRTAVVAGLIAISAAAFAAEPVGVKVFVLRYKRVEEATLLVRPLLSDSGSILLQPKINALTITDRPAALNTIGQALAQFDVPPRGFSIAVKMVRARADASAGDLSKEIGGIGNKLREVFRFNDYALIDSAVLGGAEGESVSYLLGGEYRLTFRIEPAGQGAMLRLSAFALARERTVAGRRVDTPLFRTTLNVGLNQTLVLGASKEEASKKALLLILLVQENPRPGADKGTAGIAAAEKH; encoded by the coding sequence ATGCCGCGCCGGGGACTTCTCCGGACGGCGGTCGTCGCCGGACTGATCGCCATTTCGGCCGCCGCCTTCGCCGCCGAGCCGGTCGGCGTCAAGGTGTTCGTCCTCCGCTACAAGCGCGTCGAAGAAGCGACGCTCCTCGTCCGCCCGCTCCTCTCCGACTCCGGGTCGATCCTGCTCCAGCCGAAGATCAACGCGCTCACGATCACGGACCGCCCCGCGGCGCTCAACACGATCGGGCAGGCGCTCGCGCAGTTCGACGTCCCGCCGCGCGGCTTTTCGATCGCGGTGAAGATGGTGCGGGCGCGCGCCGACGCCTCGGCCGGCGATCTCTCGAAGGAGATCGGCGGGATCGGCAACAAGCTCCGCGAGGTCTTCCGCTTCAACGACTACGCGCTGATCGACTCGGCCGTGCTCGGCGGCGCCGAAGGAGAATCCGTGTCCTACCTGCTGGGGGGCGAGTACCGGCTCACGTTCCGGATCGAGCCCGCCGGGCAGGGAGCGATGCTGCGGCTCTCGGCGTTCGCGCTCGCCCGTGAGCGCACCGTCGCGGGGCGCCGCGTCGACACGCCGCTCTTCCGGACGACGTTGAACGTCGGCCTGAATCAGACGCTCGTTCTCGGGGCTTCGAAGGAAGAGGCGTCGAAGAAGGCGCTGCTCCTGATCCTCCTCGTCCAGGAGAATCCCCGGCCGGGCGCCGACAAGGGGACCGCGGGTATCGCGGCCGCGGAGAAACACTAG